A region from the Lolium perenne isolate Kyuss_39 chromosome 4, Kyuss_2.0, whole genome shotgun sequence genome encodes:
- the LOC127295048 gene encoding probable glycosyltransferase 6, protein MASESTSFCVSSGPGGPKVSAAAKPHGHVVLPGRVHDALIFAAGAVAAVLLLLGTASFLSPTPVPNLVALRSPAVSVSVSVSSHGVAPGRTFYDDPNLSYAVGRRHLTGWDAKRAQWLRLHYPRGLNASGGAAERVVMVSGSQSAPCKGAGGDNLLLRFLKNKLDYCRLHGVELFYNTALLHPEMKAYWAKIPNVRATMLAHPEAEWIWWLDADAVLTDMDFSLPLHRYRDHNLILYGWEREVYDARSWLGLNAGVFLIRNCQWSLDFMDAWARMGPASPEYADWGKLIGEALNIKADNGSDDQAALVYLLLKNRNKWGAKTYLHNDYYFQGYWAEIVDQLDDIAARYLAAERRAPGAAALRRRHSEGEHARYAAARNAAVKRSVPGPAGGGQTGWRRPFVTHFTGCQPCGGKPNEIYSKDTCADGMRRALTFADDQVLRAYGFRHEGPLSDDVRPLPFGYPAARH, encoded by the coding sequence ATGGCGTCCGAGTCCACATCGTTCTGCGTCTCgtcggggccaggaggacccaaggTGAGCGCCGCGGCCAAGCCGCACGGCCACGTCGTGCTGCCGGGCCGCGTCCACGACGCGCTCATCTTCGCGGCGGGCGCCGTGGCGGCGGTGCTCCTGCTCCTGGGGACCGCGTCCTTCCTCTCGCCCACGCCCGTGCCTAACCTCGTCGCGTTACGTTCCCCCGCGGTCTCGGTCTCGGTCTCGGTCTCGTCGCACGGCGTCGCCCCGGGGCGCACCTTCTACGACGACCCGAACCTGTCGTACGCCGTCGGCCGTCGCCACCTCACCGGCTGGGACGCCAAGCGCGCGCAGTGGCTGCGCCTGCACTACCCGCGCGGCCTCAACGccagcggcggcgcggcggagcgCGTCGTCATGGTGTCCGGGTCGCAGTCCGCGCCCTGCAAAGGCGCCGGCGGCGACAACCTGCTCCTGCGCTTCCTCAAGAACAAGCTCGACTACTGCCGCCTCCACGGCGTCGAGCTCTTCTACAACACGGCGCTGCTCCACCCGGAGATGAAGGCGTACTGGGCCAAGATCCCCAACGTGCGCGCCACCATGCTGGCCCACCCGGAGGCCGAGTGGATATGGTGGCTCGACGCCGACGCCGTGCTCACCGATATGGACTTCTCCCTTCCGCTCCACAGATACAGGGACCATAACCTCATCCTCTACGGCTGGGAGAGGGAGGTGTACGACGCCAGGTCCTGGTTGGGCCTCAACGCCGGCGTGTTCCTCATCCGCAACTGCCAGTGGTCGCTCGACTTCATGGACGCCTGGGCGCGCATGGGCCCCGCCTCGCCGGAGTACGCCGACTGGGGCAAGCTAATCGGGGAAGCGCTCAATATCAAGGCCGACAACGGGTCCGACGACCAGGCTGCGCTCGTCTACCTGCTCCTCAAGAACCGCAACAAATGGGGCGCCAAGACCTACCTCCACAACGACTACTACTTCCAGGGCTACTGGGCGGAGATCGTGGATCAGCTGGACGACATCGCGGCGCGGTACCTAGCGGCGGAGCGACGCGCGCCCGGGGCGGCGGCACTCCGCCGGAGGCACTCGGAGGGCGAGCACGCGCGCTACGCGGCGGCCAGGAACGCGGCGGTCAAGAGGAGCGTCCCGGGGCCGGCGGGCGGCGGGCAGACCGGCTGGCGGCGGCCGTTCGTGACGCACTTCACGGGGTGCCAGCCCTGCGGCGGCAAGCCCAACGAGATCTACTCCAAGGACACCTGCGCCGACGGGATGCGCCGCGCGCTCACTTTCGCCGACGACCAGGTGCTCCGCGCCTACGGGTTCCGCCACGAGGGACCGCTCAGCGACGACGTGCGCCCGCTACCGTTCGGCTACCCGGCCGCGCGGCATTGA